The nucleotide sequence GGATTGGGATGATAGTCAGAGTTAAACAGCGGGCACCTCTTCACCTCTGGAGCAGCGGCCCTTTAGAACATTTGACCCATGAAAGATAAATATGgtggaggacaaaattgagagaaGATTTGTTGGCAgacggcgacgcctgagggcgtcgtttcccttcttggaggtgtcggCACGGACTGATCTCCCCACTTCATcttcccctaggtctcccgggcgaaagccTTAACTCTGTTGGGCTGCGGCGGCGCTCACggcgccgttcccttcttgaaggcgttgctttggaaaccttggggttgggtggcgtttgtgggtggtgggcgacggcggtggtgcagCCCTTTCCTAGCATGGATTTAGGtctgttgcttggagatggactcgcgtaggtggaggtcatcggctggcgtcgtggtggcgtcaatggcggaggacgtgccaaggctcgcgtaggtggaggttgtcgtttggcgtcgtggtggcgtcgatggcggaggactTGCCAAGGTTttcacctcaatctgctctgaagatggactagtgaaagatggcggcgacgacacatgtgaggcCATCAGACCGGTTTAAGCCCCCGGCCCGGCAGATGGCTtggtcggggcctccggctttagatgttagtcTTAGGTGAGAGGTATGGGTATGTGacccagcttgcaccccttcatcatttggataggagtagcggcagatgcTGCGAAGAtgacggattcaggcatattgttgttatactttgtaaggtcctcgagaatagtcaataaaatggctgtatgcatctcgcagatgcagaggccgggggaaatcctccttttaaaaaaaacTCGGAAACAAATGGCAAGAAATGCTCAGGTCGTGAAAGGATTGAGATACCGTTCACTTTTATTGTCCTAAATAAGATATAACATAGAGAACCGTGTTAATTTAATTGTTTTGTTCATGGATATTGTAGAATCATTTCTTTTGGCGGGTTTACTTTTATAAGCATCTTATATCTTATCATCTGTTCTTAAATAGTTCCAACCCACTATCTATTTTTCCTCTCCATGCAACTATGTCACACTTAGTGCACTAATCTATTCATGCATCCAATGCACCTCATGAATCATGCTTGGATTTGTTTCACCAATTTTTGTCCGCAACATAGACTGCCACGTTACATATTTTTGAAGCATAGAATACATATATTTGTATGTTGGACACTTGGAGCAAATATCTTTAGGTCATGTTACACACTTTTGTTAAAAATGGCACCCCCTTTGACTTCAATCCAATGGATTTCTCCTTTTATATAACATTTTGTGACATGCTTCATATAGCTTACTGTTTTCAGACTATATCCCGAGAGCATACTTAAATTTATTTTTCCAATTGTTTAGCCTTTTAACATCGATTTTATCGAGGTTACCTCAACAACGTGTGAGGCATCATCTTATGTCTACTAATTTGATGCACCATAGAAAGCTCCACGTTAATCTTGGAGGTTAAAAATTTATATCCATAAGATTAACTGATGATTCACAAATAACCATGGGGTGATTCCTACTCCGCCTCTTCCACCGGCAGGAGAGAAGGAATTCTTTCCAAACAATCTTATCTCCTTTCATGTATAATAAAAGAACTATATTTATTTGCTTTCCATTTCCTCCCACATTAGAAAAAGAAGTAACATAGGCCGGACAAAGTAAATCTAATCATGGACTCCCGCTAATTGATTCGCTGGCACAAGCTGCAAGTGAAGTTGCCTCCATTCCTCTTCAGTCGCCACACGTGCAGCTTCATAGGCCTATCTTCTTCTTCGGTATTAAATAATAAGTAACAAACAGAGGCCATACAAAGTAAAACTAATCATTGCCTCCGGCCGCTAATTGATTCGCCGGCACAAGCTTCAGGGAAAGTCACCTTCATTCCTCTTCAGGCTCCACACGTGCAGGTTCATAGGCCTATCTTCTCCTTCCATAATAAAAAAATAAGTACAAAAAAAGGCCGGACAGAGTAAATCTAATGAACGCCTCCGGCCGCTAATTGATTCGCCGGCACAAGCTTCTGGAGAGGTCGCATCCATTCCTCTTCAGGCTCCACATGTGCAGCTTCATAGGCCTATCTTTTAGACGAATGACATCTCATCCTTGTAAACGGATCTCGCTGTACGCACCTGCAGTAATTGCATGTTTCCATATGGTCATGATTTCTAAAGGATTGTGAATGCACAAGCATTTAGTCAATGAGTtgaagtgctgatgaggttcatGCAAAGACTGCGGGCTAGCTGGTCGAATGTCTATTTAATTTGGTCTACCTCCACAGGCTGGCTACATCATGCCTTTAAAACAGTGTGGTATGAAAAAAATAGCAAGGTCTTCAAAATATTTAATTAGTGTGCTATTAATGAGATATTGTACACTAATTTATTTAGCAAGACATTTCTCACAACGCTATAGTGTGCTATTAGAGACGCTATAGCGCGCTGCTTTTTTAGTGCTCCAGACGCTGGCAAAGGTAAATATATCAATCAGGTTTGATATAATTCATGTGTGCTACAGATTTTGGTAGTTCATATGTGCATCTATTTTCTGATGCATATATGTGTAGATTTGCGTGCAGGCATTGATTTTTCAAATAATTTTAATGCAAGGTGTGATAACTACACATATGTATTTATTTTTGTCATAATTAGGAGAAATAAATATTAAAAATGATTGTACGCTGAAATTTCCATACCAATTTTACTAACTCAATATAATAAAAATAAGCCTTATGTCTGTCATCAGTCAGAAACATGTGATACACAAACCCATATATGTGTTGTAGATTAAAAAAGCTATAATCTCCACGTTACCTCAATTAGATATTTTGagatctatcttctgtagtttaaCAGAAAAGTGCAAATTTGTTTTTCACGTAACTTAAATATCACCCGTTGCTAATATATCAGGTCCCAGGATCTATTCATTGTTGGCAAAGAAAATGAATGTCTGCATGCATTCCTGATAAAGAAAAGCTTTGTTGATTAATTTTAAAAAATGATATGACCTAAAATTTTGTCAAATATGTTGCCAACAGACTTACGCTCTTGCCGACACAAAGACCAAATTCAACAGCTCCTAATGAGCGATCCCCATGAACAAGAAAAATAGTAGGCACAAATAGTACTTTAGTGTCAAGAAAATCTGCAGATTGGCCATGAAAGAAGACAGTGTGCTCCTTGGTGAGTGAAGGCGTTGATGACCACACCGTTGCCCTACAATGTGAAGTGCTGAGGAGGCCCATGCCAAGAGCTGATGGTGAGTACTGGCCTATTGCAGCTTTATGAGTTTCTTTTGTCTACATGTACATGGCGATGAACGGGATCCATTTACTCTAATGCGGGCAATGGTAACTGTTTCAAGCAGGTTTGATCTATGTCATACACGCTAACAAGTTGGAGGTTTGATTATTATGTTGCGTGAGCTTTAGATTTGGGTTGGGCAAATTCGTCACTTAGTTTACTGCTTTTTGTATGTAGCACACATATGGCTGGTGATGACAAGTTACTATATTTAGTTGGTTCATTGACAACAGCGTGTGGGATTTGCCGATACATTGGCACAACGTATGATAACTACACATATATCTACTTGTACCCTTATCAGCAGAACAGTGCAAATAGTACTAAAATCATCATGTGCTCAAATTTCCATGCTAATATACCGCTACAAGGTCATAAAATTAAGCCTTCCATTTATCATCTGTGAGAAAGATCTCATGCACACACACACGATTATCCATGTCATGAACCGATAGGACTTGTGTGTTTTCAATGGAAAATAATTAGAATTCCCCACTTTTCCCCAATAAGTTTTTCCTAGAAATTTAATCATTAACAAAAAAATCAGGTCTTCTATCTGATAGAGTTTAACGAAAGAGAAACTCTAATTTTTTTTTGATAAAGTATGGATTTTATTCACGCAAAATGGAGCAGCAAGGAGATACAAACACGATGaccacacacccggcctctgcatagctagggtGCGAAACTCTAATAAATGACAATATATTTTCATGCAATATAAATGGTTTCAATAACGCATCTTTCCAAAAAGAATGAATAAAGTGCACGGATTCACTGCTTATTACCAGGGAAAAATGAATGCTCACATGTACTCCCTATAGAATAGTTTGCATGAGTATGTTATGTAAACTTGATCTTAAAAATGACATGCTCTTAAAGATAACAGTAAAGATGTTATCGGGAGCATGCTCAACGTCTCTAAACCATAACACCAAACTCCATCATaatttgtgggagaaaaggataacAAATGATACATCCACCGAATTTTGCGTTTGCAAAACTATAGCCACCAATACACATGCAACCTTGGTGAATATGGAACAGTGTTACATTTATTATAAACATAAAGTTCCTGGGGTGAAAAGCAGTTGTGTCTCGAACTCTCGATTCATGGTTGGAAAAGAGTATACGTGCAAACAGTACAATAACAAATGGATTGACCTGTTTAACTCGATCCTTTTATTTATACAAAATTAGAAATTAAATACTATTATGCTGATCCAAATAGTGTCCTGAATGTCCCTATATTTAAAAACCGAAAGCACTAGCCCCTGCAGGTGCACGGCTTTAATAACAAGTTTGTCTAATTAAGAACATTCTATCGCAGATGGCTTTTGCAACCCAAACATATGGATTATGCAGTAATCGCTGCAAAAGCAAGTAGATGGTTAAGAAGCTCAATGATCAGGATGCGAGGGAAAAGAGACACGCAGCTGAACCGTAGGTGTTTGAGGATTTAGACAATGCAACCCATACATTATATAAAATTACTAATAACAAACATAATGTTGAACGTTACTAAAATACACTAGGTACATCAGGAGCACATACAACAGGGTTTTGGGAGTAAAAACGCATATCAATTCTTACAGCAGAAACACAACAAAAAGTGAAAAACCAGGGATAAAGGAAACTCAGAACAGCCATCACACCGTCGCTCTCGTAACCACTTGTAGTACTGGTGATTTTATGTTGTTGGCGAATAAATAATAAAGTGTGGTTTGCTGATCGATCATGCAATGGTTGCCAATGGGACGCTGTAGAGGACGAGTGTCTCGACGGTGAGGCCGGGGCCAAAGCCGAAGAGGACACCCCACTCCTTACCCTCTCCAGTGGTTGCTTGGCCATCCTGGGAAGAGGTCTTACGCATCACGTCGAGGACGAAGAGGACACATGCGCTGGACATATTGCCGTACTCCGACAGGACCTCTCGGCTCGCGCGCATGCGTTCCTTGTCAAGGCCAACTTTCTCCTCAACCATGTCCAGGATCGCCGGCCCGCCAGGGTGTGCAATCCAGAAGATGGAGTTCCAGTCGTGGATGCCCAGAGGCTTGAATGCGTCCTCGAGCGCctgctcgatgttcttggagatgagCCCGGGCACGTCCTTGAGAAGGTGGATGGTGAGCCCTGCCTCCGTAAGGTGGCCGTTGATGGCACCCTCGGAGTCGGGCAGGATGGTCTGGCTCGCTGATACCAGCTGGAAGAGTGGCTTCTCGAAGGCCACGTCGGGGTCAGCGCCGATGATGGCAGCGGCCGCGCCATCGCCAAAGAGCGCATGTCCGACCAGCGAATCCAAATGGGACTTGGAGGGGCCACGGAATGCCATGGCGGTGATCTCCGAGCAGACCACCAGCACACGTGCGCCGCGGTTGTTCTCGGCGATGTCTTTGGCCATGCGGAGCACCGTGGCACCACCAAAGCAGCCTTGCTGGTACATCATGAGGCGTTTGACCGTCGGCAAGAGGCCGAGCAGCCTCGTCAACTGGTAGTCGGCACCTGGCATGTCCACGCCGGAGGTGGTGCAGAAGACAACGTGGGTGATCTTTGACTGCGGCTGGCCCCACTCCTTGATGGCCCTCTCTGCCGCCTCTTTCCCAAGTTTGGGCACCTCCACGACGACAATGTCGTGGCGCGTGTCCAGCGACGGCTCCATGTGGGAGCAGATGCTAGGGTTCTTTTTCAGGATCTCTTCGGTGAGGTGCATGTGCCTCTTCCTGATCGTGGACTTCTCGCACATCCTCTCGAACTTCTCCTTGAGGTCCGGGAGGTGCTCGCTCTTGGTGACTCTGAAATAGTAGTCCGGGTAGGTGGCCTGGTACACGCAGTTGGCCGGGACGGCCGTGCCGATTGCCAGCACGGTCGCCAGACCCACCGCCCGCTGTGCCCTTCTCACTTCCTCCAATTTCACCGCCGCCATTGATCAGCACCAAGGAGTTCTAGCTAAGTAGCAAGGGCTTGGTAGCAAGGGTTTGCTAGCAACGGTTTGGAAGGTGCACCTAACGTAAGGTGCAACGGTTTGCTAGCAAGGGTGGTGCACGTGGTGGGCGTGCGTAGTGGGCGTGCGTGGGCAGGACTGGAGCGCGGCGTGCGTGCGTGCTCCGCCTATAGAACCATCCACTGTACTGCTTGTATGATTGAGCCAAGTGAACACAGAGGAAGAAAAAGGCCCCGGCGTTCGTCGCCAGGGAGGGCGTTCGTCGCCGCGGGTGTTCGTCGCCCGGCAAAATCCATCTCTTCGTATTCTTGTGATTGTTTGTCGATCTTGGGTTCCgacaattggtattagagcttggTTGTCTTGGGAATGGTTCGACGTGCCGGAGGCattgccggcggtggcggcggcgcggtgaaGCTCCAGGTTATGTGTTGGCCTATGAAGGTGTGCGCGCTGCGGCTgccatggcggacgcggaggcggcgtGCAATGAGTCCACGACGTCTGGTGCGGTCGGGCTCGGCGGGCGCGTCCGGTGCGGGGGACGTGTGCGACGCACTTGTGCGGTGGGGCTCATCAGGCGCTTCGGGTGGGCGCGGGACGTGCGGGGCATCGAGGGAATCCAGGCATATGTCGCCGGCAAAAAAGGAGGTCGGCGTATGTCACCAGAGACGTGACGAAGCATGGTCCGACCGGCGTCAGTGCACCAGGTCGGGCCTGTGGCGGTGCGACCGGCGTCGGTGCGCCAGGTCGGGTCCGTGGGCTGGGTCACGATCTTGGCGACGACATCGACATGAGCTACTCCAGCGACGGCGAGGTCATGGCTTAGGGAGAGAATGTTGGCAATAAGCCATGTGTGTGTGCATGGCGCGTAGGTGCGCACGTGTTTGTCGCGTATGTGTGTCTAGGCTCAAGCCGGAGGCCGGTGTGTGGCCGCGTCCAACTGAGGGGGAGTAGCAGGGAGCCAGTCAATCTGGAGCTGGCCGCATAGTGCGTGTAGTGGCGCGCATATGCGCGCAGTCAGACGAGCAGATCATGCAGATCATGCATGCGCAGTGGGGCGCGTGGTGGGCGTGTGTAG is from Triticum aestivum cultivar Chinese Spring chromosome 1B, IWGSC CS RefSeq v2.1, whole genome shotgun sequence and encodes:
- the LOC123104457 gene encoding chalcone synthase 2-like, which translates into the protein MAAVKLEEVRRAQRAVGLATVLAIGTAVPANCVYQATYPDYYFRVTKSEHLPDLKEKFERMCEKSTIRKRHMHLTEEILKKNPSICSHMEPSLDTRHDIVVVEVPKLGKEAAERAIKEWGQPQSKITHVVFCTTSGVDMPGADYQLTRLLGLLPTVKRLMMYQQGCFGGATVLRMAKDIAENNRGARVLVVCSEITAMAFRGPSKSHLDSLVGHALFGDGAAAAIIGADPDVAFEKPLFQLVSASQTILPDSEGAINGHLTEAGLTIHLLKDVPGLISKNIEQALEDAFKPLGIHDWNSIFWIAHPGGPAILDMVEEKVGLDKERMRASREVLSEYGNMSSACVLFVLDVMRKTSSQDGQATTGEGKEWGVLFGFGPGLTVETLVLYSVPLATIA